The Glycine max cultivar Williams 82 chromosome 3, Glycine_max_v4.0, whole genome shotgun sequence sequence AGCAGAAGCTGTTGGATACGTGTAGATTAAGAGTTTTTGATAGATTCCATTTAATTGTTGATAtgtagttttatatatttttatactgcGCACACAAGTTTTGCACAAATTTATACTCCTAGAATAACAAATATTTGGAAAGTTATTGGAAAGTTTCataacaaattttcatttagcatcttttctttaaatataGAATTACACTACATTTAGTAATGTAACCCTTGTTTTATTTAGTCAGGTAATGTAGTACTTGATTGAAGCACTAGGTAAGGTTGACAGTCACACTCTACCAAGtctaagttttatttatttttttcattcatgattATACATTTATAAAAGATCATctcaaatgaaatgaaaattcaattttattacaataataaattttaattatatattttatactaagTGGGGGATCCATTCAAAAAATAAgcatttaaatgaattaaataagcAATAAATactaacaatattttttgtaaaatattatatattatacattCTTATACTATTATCACAAGGCTTTCAAGTTTCGATACAGCTTGTCCATACCGATTAAGATCCAAGCAAGCCATTATTAAGATGAAAATAATCTAGTGTTGTGATGAATGAAGATTATCTTAATAAATCCAAATTGGTAGAGACATTTTCACACCCCTTTAACACAATAAAATTGTGATTccgttgtgtatttttttctacTGCAACACTGCATTTATTAACTAAACACTTTTTTAAACATAATGACTCAACAttacttttttcttatatgcataacaatcaaattaaatatggaTGCAATCCAAACTATTTATCTGTCGATGCGATCTCAATCATTGATATGACTCATGAAAGAACAATATATCATCTAATATAAATAGCGGTAGGGGTTTGATGCAACTCAACATCTTTGCTTCTTGACATTCACCATATTGCTTAAAACATGGAGAATGTATTTGTTGTTGTGTATTGCGATGGTGACATACTTTCATCATCTGAAGGGATATTGTTTGAATGCCCTAGTGGTCCTAAAGTCGTTATAATAAGTGAGGACATGTCACTTGATGCTTTAAGGAAAACAATTATGGACGCCATTGGTGATTgcaaaatttatattgatttttttactgCCAACATGTTTATGCAAGTGATGGTTGTGTTGAATGCGAGTGTATGAATCTTAAACGCAAGGATGAtgtagaaaaaatgtttttaatctttttgaaATTTAGTAGCAAAGGTTGATTGAGTTGAATGCAATTTTTGGCTGATCTTCAAATGAAATCCTTGTCCTGCTCACAAACCAAGGAAACCAAGATCTGCTGATGAGATCATTGCTCTAATCCGTGATAAATTTGTTTAGTCatgtttttactttataaaaatcatacacgagtttttttttctattttaaagaaaagtttGTATTATTAGTACTTCTTTAGTTGTTGATGTTTGTTTTATGAATCAATTGAAGAAACTGTTGTTATAGTAGAAACAAGTTGTTTAGATGTTAATGAATGcaagaaaaaaagtaattcaACCACAACATAaactagaaaaattaaaacaacaaaagttgtACACACTACATCCAAccataaaaagataataaacaacaacaacttcCTCTGCCACCCTTTCCACCATCCTTGGTTGTCCTCTTCTACTATTTTCGTGTGTCTGAGTTGCACTCAGCTGTCAATTGCAAAGCTTGTTGTATGATCTGATGATGACTCGTGTCGTCTGGAACAACTCTAAGGTCCAACAAGCTCTGCATAGCTCCTAACACCATCTAGAATTAATCCtacaataataattacaattagCAACTATTTTTCAGTGACAATTTAGGAAAGAGAAATCAACAAAATCCAATTTGCATTAGCTAGCAAGAGTAGTCTCCACCTGGTAGATAGTCTGCCAGTAGCTGCCCAGGCTGTGGCTGTACTGGGATGGGCAGTAAACATATATGCAAGACCACGTGGTGGTTGTCTCTCCTCAGGTGGAATGACATGGGGATGGGAAACCTTGTAAAACCAAGGCATATAGTCAGAGTTGCAACAAGGTGGGTGTGCATTGATGCAGTCACTCTATGATGCCTCTTTGCAACATCTTCCCCTTCCTACGAGGGGCCTTCAGGGGGGGGCGGTGTCCAACAACGTGTGACCTCTACTTTGTGCGAGCcatctaaaaaaaagaaataagtcaGTAATccttcataataaacaattatatttaactaagaaaataaaatagaaaaacattaCATTTGTCTAaaagtaatgaaaaaaaaaaacaaaacacgcAACTGAATCACGCCTGTTGTGTGTTTGGACAAAGAACACAACAGAATCATGACTTCATTGTGTGTCTTGACAAATCAACAACAGAATAACAATTCCATTTCggaatttgaaagttaaaaaatacacaatggAATCACAACCCCGTTGTGTCCTTcatcagataaaaaaaaagcaaaaataaatcatgattttgttgtgtatttcaccaaaacacacaaaaaaatctcAATTCCATTGAAcacaaatacacaaaaaaaatataccaaaaaaaagtGTTAGGCAACAAGGATGGAAGAAGCAAAGGAGAAGGATTTTGGGCGAGGGTGTTGGATGAGAATGGAAGGAGAAGGGAAGGCAATGGATAGGAGTaggaagagggagaagggaagggCACATATGGGGGagagggagaaggagaagggcACTGATGGCAAGAGAGGAGGACAATgggggaaaagaaagagaaggggGGTACGGGGAAGAGGGAAGAAGGAGGGGTGGAAAATTTTGAAGTTTGGGGCATAATGGTAATTTCAAGGGGAGTAGGTGCCAAAAACAATTTGTGTAGGGGCCAATAATGATTCTCATCAACAAAATAGCTTTTGTTACCCATGTCTTTTTAATTCCAGGCTTGACCAACATTTGACAATCCATTTCAAACTGAATGGTTATAGaagcaaataacacaagaaagggagggggggggggggattgaattgtgtttttagaAATTTCAAACTTTCTCTTAGACTAAAATCACATTTATTGTTTGATGTGGATTTACCTAAAAACAAATAAGGGATATTATGAAAACTTTATCAGGCGATGGGAAAACAATTTTcttaatagataaaaaagagATGTAAGATCCAAAAACAAATTTGAACCCTTTGTTAGTCAacacaaagaaaagaaataaagaaaaaaacacaaaaattcgAACCCTTTGTCAGTCCACACTCTTCACATGAGAGATTGGTTATTTTGGCGATATCAACAGTTGAAGTTGTTTTACTATGATTTTGGTTACGTTCTCTATCATGGATTTcatttgtgtttgttgtttgaGGGATTCATGTAAGTGTATTCTTTGGGAACGTCCTTTGGAGAGGTGCAGTTGCTATGACAACCTTGCTCACTACCTGCTACATCTTCTGTAAGTTTCTTTACTTTGGTTGTGGTTCCATTGACATAGTATCCTCCTGCCGAAGTGCATTTATCATTCTTCTATATTCATCAGTTGTTCCTTTTATAAACATGGAGATTTGGGTGTAATTGGAGTAACTGTGGCAAGGAAAAATCCTAAGTTAAGCTTTATTATACATCTCTCATGCATCAAAGAGAGACTCGGATGTCATTTGTTGGAAGCTAGTTATCCTTTCCTTGAtagctttgattttttatttcggAAAGAATTGTTTGAAGAACTCATCTTTGATTTGCTCCCTTGAGGTTAAAAGATGGTGTGGTTGAGAATTGAGCCCTTTAAGTTCACTTCCCCCtaatgaaaagggaaaaagtAACATCTTGATGTGAGTGTCTTTGATACTGGGTACTCTTACCAATGTGCATATTTGTTGGAATCTCGTAAGGTGGGTATGCGGTTCTAGAGTGTTGGATCTCATAAATTGAGTGTTATGGAGAGTATTAATGATTCCACTAGGAAAATTTACTTGATGCTCTCCCGTGTCTGTGTCTGGTGGACAAATAGGTTCATTTATATCTATGCCTTGGTGGACTTCTAATTTGGCCACTATTGAGTCTTCaaccatttttataattatgtgcaatactaaagaaagaaatatttctTATTCCTTTCTAAAGAAGGGGTAAGTGTTTTGGACAACACCATATAATAACtaaatagaaaatttatataaagaataaagtattTAGCCTAAAATtttccaattatatttttttttattaaaacgagtcagtagaaatatttttagaaaaacaaaatttaagagataagagataatattaaattattaaaaataagcaattttttttcttcgaaAAATCAATAGGAGTGGTTATAGATATATTTTTCgtgaatttgaatatttaaaatgggaagagaaattttttgctgaaaattaaaagataaaaatagaaaaataaatctaaaaagataaaaatataaatctatattaaaaactgaaatatgtaattatttattttatttatttttgaaaattttatcgaAAAgggaaactaaaatttaatgaggaaaattgaaaataaaataaaaactgaaatatatttgtctaattttttttccaaaattctTTATCAAAAGGGAAAATAGAAGTAAGAAAAACCAAATGCTAAAAttctaaaagataaattagaaagataaattcaaaatataaatctaTGATCTAATAAGAAAACTGaattatatctttatttatatgtatatttcaagatttttaagttaaaaagaaaataaaatcaaatgctaaaaatttaaaaagataaattgaagGATAGATCAATTAAATCTAATAAGATAAAGacaaaagataatataaataacaaccCAACAAATAAAATCTAGAAAGATAATAGTTATGATAATTTCctaataaatttaaagttaacTACCTAATCTACAAATATAATTCTCTAAaagacaatataaaataaaatgtaaaagattttaattttaattttaggcaGCAATTCCCCGGCAACGGTGGCAACGaaaccaaaaacttgttaacgtTTTAATTCTGTTAGGATTTACGTCTGCTAAGTATAGTCGAATCCCAATTGTAGTATTGAACTGAAGCTTAGGTCGTTTCCCAAGAGAATAGTGTAAGGatgaatattcaaattaaaacctttcggataaagatatttttgtgtttttatattttaaattacctaaaactaaaactaatcaaaatagaaaataaaatatatttttctacatcccttgtggatctttgcttgtaaaggattttacaaggttgaaaagaaatcttaaggaccacaggttgcttggggactagatgtaggcacgggttgttgccgaaccagtataaattcctgtgtttgtcttcttcttccctacactctttaatttccgttgtgcactttaattatcgcttttacttttgaataagtttctatttcagttctttactttcttaacattatagtaaaagcctaagaaggatagatttttaattagtaaaggttcgttaataattaattcaaccccccttcttaattattctgaggccacttgatccaacaagtggtatcagagcaggtatcttgtagaaagtttaaccacttcaagattcatggcctcttcaaattctttgttccctgaaggaaattccatccaTAGACCACCtatcttcaatggtgagggttactactattggaaaacccgtatgcagattttcattgaagccatagatttaaacatttaggaagcaatagaaataagGCCTTACATACCCACtgtagtagatgtaagcactagcaccacaacacaaaaacctagagataagtggacagaagaagatagaagaagaatctaGTAGGAACACCCAAacaattaaccaaaaaaatcgCACCTGTTGTGATAAAAATCTTTGctttttttgagataaaaatcaaaGCTTTAGTGTGTTCTTCGGGCTTCTATGCGAAACAAAGTAGGAGAAGGATCAGGAATACCCAaacaattcaccaaaaaaattaagcttTGAAAGAACTACAAAGAAATCGCACGTGTTGTGATAAAAATCACTGCtgttttttagataaaaatcaaAGCTTTAATGTGTTTTCTTGGGGCTTCTATGCGAAACAAAGTAGGAGATGAATCAGGAACACCCAAacaattaaccaaaaaaattaagcttTGAAAGAACTACAAAGAATATGCACCTGTTGTGATAAAAATCactgtttttttagataaaaatcaaagttttaGTGTGTTGTTCGACCTTATCtatgaaacaaagaacatgCAAGATAAGTTTAAGCAAAGTAGCATCATAAAGCTTTGAAGAAGCATCAATATAAATGCACCCGtacttataaaaatcaaaaaattgaagttttagTGTGTTCTTCGAGCTTCTCTGCGAAACCAAAAGCATGCAAGAAAACTTTAAGCATAAAAAACTACAACAGATCGGAATGGAAAAAAATGCCCCCGTACTCATCAAAATCGTAGCTTTAGTGTGTTCGTCCACCTTCTCTGCCAAACAAAGAACACAGGAAGCGAaatggaaaaaaacaaaaagaaaaaacgcAGAAGACGGGTGGGCAAATGAAGAAATGTGGTGTTAAAAATCGCATCTTTAGATGTAACAAAAACGCAGAAGACGGGGAAGGAAATGAAAACTTATGAAGGGTCCGTTTATGCGGGTATGCAGCTACGGTGGAAGGAAGCCAGTGGTGAGATAAGCAAGAGCATGAGCAGCAAAGGAGAAACGGCACCAACGCATTGTCTTCCATGTTTTTTTCTCATGGGAGAGAAAAGAACACGAAACCAAGCAACATGGATGCAACTGAAATGCGAAATGGAAGTGTAACTCGAAAATGCGAAACGACAACATAGAGTCAACATTGGAAAACGTCTGCAATAAAcgcaaaaagacaaaaacaataaatgtgGAGATTGTGACATTTTTAGGCGGGAACGGGAAAAGGAATATGAAGAGGAAAGAGGAAAATAAgtgtataacaaaaaaaaactcttcaGGAGAAGCAAATGTCTTGGTATTCGTAAAGCATTGGTATAcgtaacattaaaaataaaaaacgtaaaaaaagatgacagatgaaaacGCATTGGAAATGAAACGCATCGTTTTTGTTGGCACTGTAGCATGAGGTGACATTTTTAGGCGGGAATTGGAGCAACGACAGCTTGACACGTGGTCACTCAGGACCTTGTTTGTATAATGATAGATGATATAACTTACACATTTCTTAACTCGTTGCGCGAGACAATATCTAGTTATACCTAGTTACAATCACTTAACTAATTATCCCTACACATCAAAAAATCTATTTGAGGGTATGTCAACCTAGCAAAATTTAatggttaaaagaaaaattgaacccCATCCatactcatttttcttttgttatagcatacaaaatatataaaagtgcCTTTACATATATGATGTAAGAATATAAGTGCCTTTAATTTATATCCTATAAGAATGTCGATATAATGCTTTTGTCCATTGTCATTATACTATTCATTCACCATTTCTTTCTACATTTCCTTCCAAATAAGTTTACAAAAGATGAcactaaaaaatgaaataattaaagttaGAAAGGAACTGTACAGTTACGTAAGTGCAAATTATTTCAGGAACTTCCTTAAATGCAAGCTAAGTCACATGTTATTTCCTCCAAAAGATCATGAAGAATCAAGTCTTCAAGTTCCAAACTAACACATTGAGCAAACAATTGAGGGTTCACCCACCCATCAAGCCTTGCTAGATCTCGACTCACATGATCATCAATTGTTAGTCCAACTTCAGATCTCAAGCACAAGGACTTCCTCATGTGAGTCCACACTTGATGAAGAGGATGGCACCCTTTTGAAATTGGATGAGTGTAGGGAAGAGACGATGACAATGGTATGGAACAGTAGCAGTAAGACCTCCCAGAAAGTTCCAACAATGTctcattaattaaatcaaacaatacATGGTGATTACACTGACCACTACCCCCATAATTACAGAAATCAGGGTCACCTTCCATTTCTTCATATAGTAATGGATCAACTGGGTGGTCACTAGAATGCCATGCTGAAATGCTATCTTTACCAATCAGTCCAGATATCTCAAGAATATATTTCACATAATTAAACTCAGCTTTGTCTTTATTGTTAATATCAACAAGAGGAATGCCATAATTCAACTGCTTGCTTTGAATCTCCATTTTTTTAGCATTCTCTGTGGTCTCTTTCACTTTAACAGAATCCATAATAGACTCTTGTTGCTCAGCCATGTTATCTAGTCTGTCTCCTGGTCTCATATTCAATTTTGAATCTACTGAAATCAAAGAATAAGTCAATAATTCATCATTTATATTAGTCTGACTGAGATTTTACTCTCTTTGTGTATGAACTTACGCATATAGGTAAAATGAAATATCAAAGTGATagtatacaaaatttaattctaaCTCTTGTTCCTACCTTATGGCTTTCGTAAATGTTTTCAACCATAACTATTTCAGAAAGTAGCATATATTAAGAaacaagaattgagtgagatagGATAACCTGATGTTATTGTAGTCATGTATTCTTTTATGGTCTCAATATCTTGGTCATTAAAAGTGCCACCATTTTTTGAATAACTGTGTCCAAAATCATCAGTTGTCATGATCACCTTGCCATTAATCTCACAGCTACAATCTGATCCTGGTTCGACAATATCAGTAATCACTAAACCATTTTCTCCTACACTGACAAGGTgtttttgaatcaaattttctACAGGTGTATCTAACGGAAGTTGACCTTTTGAGTGTAAATTAAGGTGAAGCCTCTTTGTCTGAGGGGCAACAATATCTGATTTCATAGTTCCATCCCCAGAAACCATGATTGGCTTTGGCTCAGTGACAGATGAAATGTCAGGAAACTCCCCATTCTGATAAGCAAAGGAAAAGGATTGGAGATTGGGTAATGAAAGCATCCTTTGTAAGGGTAATGAAAACATCCTCAATGGTGAATGTGCCTTTTCTGATCTTAATTTTAGTTGCTTAGATTGGAGCTCATTTGGTTCTACATTAAAGCTATTCTCATGGAGTTGATAATAAATTTCTAGTGGTTCTTGAAGAGACAATATTCTTCTTATGTTGTGCTTGCCATGCTTGGTGAATAAAGGAGTAGAGTGATCATTGCCATTACATCTTTCAGGACAGTATTCTCCTTCTCTGGTCATATTAGAATTTgtcaatttcttaaaaaattcctTCTTCAAATCATTTGAAATCTCATGGCCTTGAGGAAGTTTGTCAATGACAGCATCCATAGTAACACGAAGCTTTTCTTTTCTACTTTCTCCTGTAACATgctctattttttgtttcagaTTCTTAAAATGTTTGATTTCATTCTGATTCTGACCCTGAGCAGATCCTGAAGAACAATTAGCATCTCTTGCCATCATTGCTTCATTTACATTAAAACATTTTGCTCCTGAAGACATGGACCTTACATAAAACTTTTTTGAGGATTCAAATTGATTTGACTTTGGTGTTTTGttgtcaaaacataattttcctttcccttttgGTAGATAACTATTGCCTATAGCTCCATAACTTTGTCTTTTTGATGATGAGTCGGGTAGAGGAAATGATGCAGAcctatttaatttcatttttgagCCATACACTTCTTGTTTATGGAGGTGATAAACCAAAGAAGAGACTGGATCTTGCACAAAAGTTGTTAACAAGTTTTTGTTCTGCTTGATTGTAGCTAGAGGACATGTTGATTTTCTATGATGTTTATTCCTCTTCTTTGATATCTCTTTCAAAACAATTGCTTTTATCTTGCTCCTTACCGAGTCTTTTGCAACTGAAGAATACGGTGTCATCCTTTTGTCAACCTAACAAGCTTCAAATTAGATAcaacctttttatttatttcccagTAAGTCAGTCAACTCATTTTGCATTAAGAAGAAACCAACATATCCAAAATCAACTGAATTAAAACTATGATATCCTATTCATAAACCACAGtgccaattattttttatatgcatcTGCaggtgggtgtgtgtgtgtggttgattAGCATATAGACTATGTTAATATAAGGGATGGATggggaataaaataaataagttaaatcAGAATGTGAGAACTTACATTTGTGTCTCTTGTCACAACAAGGTTAAGTTCCTTCTTTCTATCAGCTGAGAATTCAGGTGCATTTCCTGCATATAAGATTAGGTGCTGAATCTTCAAAATTTAGATGGAAATGGCTTCTTTATGGAATATTGAATCCTTAGATGATGCAGAAAATTTGCTGACATTAAGGTCCATCTTTATGGAAACACTGAGGTCCATCTATTATATTcctcaaaaatagaaaaaagggtCCTTCTAGAATAGAaagaatcaaatttaatatatcctaacaatttattatatgaatGGACTTGAGATGCTAGAAAGAGGACTTAAGCAAAATGTTAATCATATATAGTTTCTAGAAAAGCTATTGATTTTAACTAAATCTGATTGAGAATTTGAGATAATGTAAGAATTCCTTTGTTATTTGCTAATGTTTTGATCAAAGCTTCAGAAAATTTCATTTTGCTCAAACAATTTCCATATATAAATTAGttagatataaaaaattctTCTCTTAACAATTAACCTAGAGCACAAAATTCATTCTAGGTACTACTACATCAATTAATGATTAGTAAAATGGCAAAGAGGAAAACTTGTACAGAGATGAGGAAAATGCACTAACCTGTAACATTTCTTTCATCACCACCCCTGTTGTATGCAagtctttcaaagaaatgacaCAATAGGGGATGATACTTAATAATACTAAAAAGAGTCCTCTTGCACTCTGTTTGATGATTGAGCCAATATGATTCAGAATGCTTATCTTTAATCTTCCTTCCCATGGCTGCAAAATTCACCTTTTAAACCAGCTTGATTTAGAAATGTTTTGCATTTTGTTGCTACAAGCTTGTCAAACCTGATAAAAGTTTCAAAACAAATATCAAGCATAGATGGATGAGGACTTCAAGGAATTAGGTGTCATCAATTAGCCATTCAACGCAGATATCTTTCTAATTAACTTCTGACCTCAATATAGAAATTGATTTGTAAGTTTGCACAGGTTTCTTGCAAAATGGCATAAAGAACTTGGACgattaatcaaaattagaagagggtaaataaaatatgtctagaaaattacagaaggattaaaaatttgaatattctttgttaacaaaaatgaagaaaaaagattCACGGATGGTTGTAAATATATCTATCTATTCAGAATAATTTAACACCCAGAAAAGATCAAGACACAAAGAAgctaattctaaaaaattttcAAGAAATGGATGTGACAAAACATAGAATATTTCCATTCCCCTTTTCTAGGATTCCTTATGGCTAATAAGAATGCTATAATATTATAACAATAAAGTTAAAACACAGATGATTTATTCTTTGCATAGATAGGAAACAAAATTGTCACGTGCGTTTTcttttctgttattttaaatattgatttttctttgcatgtaatatattgagatcAAAGCATCTAACAATTTAAGGTTTTAAAGGTACAATGAAAGAGGAGGGCATATACTAGTAAAATCACCTCTAGGAATAGAATTATACGTGACACCATATTCCTTGCACTTATTCGTAAGGAAACAGGCAGGTGACAAAGGAAGAAGCTATAGATCCTTGCTTTGTTTTGGTTGTATTTGACTATATTGGTTGTTTGTAATTGTAATTCTAGTGGAGgtggaaaaattaaaattttaagttgttTGACCAAAAATAAAGTCAAAGACAGAACATTCCCACCAAAGTTCTCGGCTTCTTATCTCTTTgggtttctatatatatatgtatgtcttatttttatttgttcttgTTATTGAAATTTGGAATGTGAAATAGtatagaaataaaaggaaaattaataaAGCTCAAGTGACAGTGACACAATATTTGTCCTATATTtagaaaattagttttattaatttaaagataaatttatctttataaaattgatatttacaTGTTAAATAACTTACATAATTTTTACacctttatttatttgaaaaaagaaaaagctggGGAGAGTGTGTaaaaaaagtgtatttttttaattcagtcGTATCAATAAATACGGATACTACTTAAAATACGAATATTAAATAatcttgatatttttaataagatagATAGTTCTATTTTTGGTCAAAACTTTTACTTTTGCTTCTTTGGAGTGTTAGttatcatttatcttttttttttcactagtaaaggaaaatgataaattatgtttttagtccctaatttttttttacatttatggtTTGAGTGCGAAGAATgatcaatgttttaaatttgttttcccGTTCAatgtttttgtcattttcttccctTTGTTACATGAtgatgtgaaattatttttattattattttattttgattatgttttctgaCGAACGGTTTTAAACTGTAAAAATTTTTATAGGTAACTTGTTTGAATTGTTTGGCTTCAAGCTAGACACAAATACGGTTTCCCTTGTAATATCTCTGCAACCATGATCTCAGCTTCCTCTTCAAAGGTCTTCCCATTGTCTTCATCAACATTAACCAATGAGATCAAAATGGGATCCTTGCCCTTTGTTGGCTCTCCTCAATTTTTTGTCCTATATGAATTGTTCTATCTGATTGGCCTTGGAAGCTAATTAGCTAAGATCACTGTATTCTTGAGCTACCAGCTTCTCTTTCAGTTGAGGGTGCATATTCCCAACCGCCATAGCTGTGCATTCTATTTCTGGTAGTTGCACTG is a genomic window containing:
- the LOC121174644 gene encoding uncharacterized protein, whose product is MTPYSSVAKDSVRSKIKAIVLKEISKKRNKHHRKSTCPLATIKQNKNLLTTFVQDPVSSLVYHLHKQEVYGSKMKLNRSASFPLPDSSSKRQSYGAIGNSYLPKGKGKLCFDNKTPKSNQFESSKKFYVRSMSSGAKCFNVNEAMMARDANCSSGSAQGQNQNEIKHFKNLKQKIEHVTGESRKEKLRVTMDAVIDKLPQGHEISNDLKKEFFKKLTNSNMTREGEYCPERCNGNDHSTPLFTKHGKHNIRRILSLQEPLEIYYQLHENSFNVEPNELQSKQLKLRSEKAHSPLRMFSLPLQRMLSLPNLQSFSFAYQNGEFPDISSVTEPKPIMVSGDGTMKSDIVAPQTKRLHLNLHSKGQLPLDTPVENLIQKHLVSVGENGLVITDIVEPGSDCSCEINGKVIMTTDDFGHSYSKNGGTFNDQDIETIKEYMTTITSVDSKLNMRPGDRLDNMAEQQESIMDSVKVKETTENAKKMEIQSKQLNYGIPLVDINNKDKAEFNYVKYILEISGLIGKDSISAWHSSDHPVDPLLYEEMEGDPDFCNYGGSGQCNHHVLFDLINETLLELSGRSYCYCSIPLSSSLPYTHPISKGCHPLHQVWTHMRKSLCLRSEVGLTIDDHVSRDLARLDGWVNPQLFAQCVSLELEDLILHDLLEEITCDLACI